Proteins encoded within one genomic window of Augochlora pura isolate Apur16 chromosome 11, APUR_v2.2.1, whole genome shotgun sequence:
- the Rrp6 gene encoding exosome component Rrp6, producing the protein MDPAEDWSGDCQIPIDDQTQEIAHEEPKQVIPGYAKFDDYIQDAFNAIRTGIKTANALPIESNFNYYCCFPSFLTAKDKNVELLLKVMGHVLGTAGIKGNISRLDMEEKFDLLLESNDILLDRANLLMDEEMGIVKASEVEFVVTQTQKQTVNGSWNKRPSRLTETMEATQSVRLLAGRNIQRPQIMFKDRIDNSSKPWCPKIKDKPNSLKPLAIFLEEGENGETFSHPYEYELDMFTPPASQLQKLELRKYKPLNETPLIMIENPSDVKTLIEDLKRYKEIAVDLEHHSYRSFQGITCLMQISTADKDYIIDTLALRSELHELNEIFTKPTILKVFHGADLDVQWLQRDLSLYVVNMFDTHQAAKQLNLPYLSLAYLLKHYCNIDPNKHFQLADWRIRPLPEELERYAREDTHYLLFVKDILQNALVDVANGQLNILKAVYDRSTDICRKIYMKPVWTEENCMSLYRKSQKMFNNKQLYAFKELHKWRDSTAREEDDSTAYVLPNHMLLNIAETLPREMQGILACCNPIPPLVRQHLLKLHKIISKAREQPLIKPVLEDLRQRLTQRNQISNSEAWMHSPHDIPSGMEARADLPCLLDKSMVSEISLTNTTVKHTVTVFDSPATSEDEESAKDDQQIIEKKKFVFVSPFERYKRVIPMVALEEEQEREKQKQQEESRPTEIEKQEEIVESKNRVYEHFKQVTAREKPKKTAPVSLCQLQGRKRKRDSNIKKGAETREKEDDSLLTPAPSLAKDESDDVTLLTEEQKVEECLARIRDQGEVNETIKPIRIRKKGDKQQTIRELKNTGAMPLRSFDYKQVDFSSFQGGSANTSKKVNFVQTMKKQHEKKRKRKKQKLNI; encoded by the exons ATGGATCCTGCGGAAGATTGGAGCGGTGATTGTCAGATCCCTATAGACGATCAAACACAGGAAATTGCCCATGAGGAACCTAAACAAGTTATACCTGGATACGCTAAATTTGACGATTACATTCAG GATGCATTCAATGCTATAAGGACTGGTATTAAAACAGCAAATGCTTTGCCGATTGAGTCAAACTTTAACTATTATTGCTGTTTTCCCAGTTTTTTAACTgctaaagataaaaatgtagaGCTATTGTTAAAAGTTATGGGGCATGTTCTGGGAACAGCAGGTATTAAAGGTAATATTTCTAGACTTGACATGGAAGAGAAATTTGACCTTCTGTTGGAATCCAACGATATACTTTTAGACAGAGCA AACTTGCTAATGGACGAGGAAATGGGCATCGTGAAGGCATCTGAGGTGGAATTTGTTGTGACACAGACACAAAAACAGACTGTCAATGGCAGTTGGAATAAGAGACCTTCTCGATTAACCGAAACAATGGAAGCGACACAATCCGTTCGGCTACTCGCGGGTAGAAACATTCAAAGACCTCAAATAATGTTCAAGGATAGAATTGATAACAGCTCGAAACCATGGTGTCCCAAGATCAAAGACAAACCAAACTCTTTGAAACCTTTGGCAATTTTTTTGGAAGAAGGTGAAAACGGAGAAACTTTCAGTCACCCATACGAATACGAATTGGATATGTTTACTCCTCCTGCCAGTCAATTGCAGAAATTAGAACTGAGGAAATATAAACCTCTAAATGAAACTCCCTTGATAATGATTGAGAACCCATCCGATGTCAAAACACTGATAGAAGATTTGAAAAGGTACAAAGAAATTGCCGTAGACTTGGAGCATCATTCCTATAGGAGCTTCCAAGGAATAACTTGCCTAATGCAAATCTCGACGGCAGATAAGGATTACATAATCGATACCTTGGCATTACGTTCCGAGTTGCACgagttgaatgaaatttttacgaagCCTACGATTCTGAAAGTATTCCACGGCGCGGATCTAGATGTACAATGGCTTCAACGAGATTTATCTCTGTACGTGGTAAACATGTTCGACACTCATCAAGCTGCAAAACAACTTAATCTGCCTTACTTGAGTTTAGCGTATCTGCTGAAACATTATTGTAACATAGACCCgaacaaacattttcaattggCTGATTGGCGAATTAGACCTTTGCCTGAAGAACTTGAAAGATACGCTAGAGAAGATACGCATTACTTATTGTTTGTAAAAGATATACTGCAAAATGCTTTAGTAGATGTTGCCAATGGACAACTAAACATCTTGAAAGCAGTGTACGATAGAAGTACAGACATATGtaggaaaatatatatgaagCCGGTCTGGACGGAAGAAAATTGTATGAGCCTATACAGAAAGAgtcagaaaatgtttaataataaacaacttTATGCTTTTAAAGAACTTCACAAGTGGAGAGATTCCACTGCCAGGGAAGAGGACGATAGCACTGCTTACGTTTTACCGAATCACATGCTCTTGAATATCGCAGAAACGTTGCCGCGCGAGATGCAAGGAATTTTAGCCTGTTGCAATCCTATACCTCCTTTGGTACGACAACATTTGCTAAAGTTACACAAAATTATATCGAAGGCTAGGGAACAGCCTCTCATCAAACCAGTTCTCGAGGATCTCAGGCAAAGGTTAACTCAAAGAAATCAGATTTCAAATTCGGAAGCTTGGATGCATTCGCCCCATGATATTCCAAGCGGTATGGAAGCGAGAGCCGACTTACCATGCTTATTGGACAAAAGCATGGTATCTGAAATATCGTTGACAAATACTACAGTAAAACATACGGTTACAGTATTCGATAGTCCAGCCACGTCCGag GACGAGGAATCCGCAAAGGACGATCAACAAATaatcgaaaaaaagaaatttgtgTTTGTTAGTCCGTTCGAACGATATAAACGCGTGATACCAATGGTAGCGCTGGAAGAagagcaagaaagagaaaagcaAAAGCAACAAGAAGAAAGTCGACCGACCGAAATTGAGAAACAAGAAGAAATAGTAGAAAGCAAAAATAGAGTTTACGAGCATTTTAAACAAGTTACGGCAAGAGAAAAGCCGAAGAAAACGGCGCCGGTATCATTGTGTCAATTGCAAGGACGAAAACGAAAGCGAGATTCCAATATCAAAAAAGGAGCTGAAACGCGAGAGAAGGAAGATGACAGTTTATTAACGCCAGCACCGTCATTAGCAAAAGATGAATCGGACGATGTGACATTATTAACGGAGGAGCAAAAGGTAGAAGAATGTCTAGCAAGAATTCGAGATCAAGGCGAAGTCAATGAAACGATTAAACCTATACG CATAAGGAAAAAGGGAGACAAACAACAAACGATACGAGAGTTGAAGAATACAGGTGCGATGCCACTGAGAAGCTTTGATTACAAGCAAGTTGACTTCAGTTCCTTCCAAGGTGGAAGCGCAAATACGTCCAAAAAAGTGAACTTTGTGCAAACAATG aaaaaacagcacgagaagaaacgaaaacgaaagaagCAAAAGTTGAACATATAA
- the Dhap-at gene encoding dihydroxyacetone phosphate acyltransferase, translating into MHRHVEFVNLLSVRRKDCDILWASRPMEPLLPHKISFGSKYSRNETIEAVLNDEKVKLAITSVAAVQQLDVNKVLKEARAMVNEMASKAHLATVRWLSIVITKVLKRIFLSIYINENVVLRMKKEMQISQVQYVYAPSHRSYLDFILLSYILFSYDMALPNIASGMDFYQMYAIGELLRKTGAFYMRRSFCNDLLYKKVFQSYVSSLVKHSDRAIEFFIEGTRSRSLKSIIPKFGLLSTILESLLEGGVPDIYFVPISISYERPPEELLFVYELLGVPKPKESTVGLLQSLSILQKPYAYGCVFFNIGEPISACNFLSMEVRKAKVLSPYTKLPPTIRENLAYHIIDSHKKNTVLMPINLIALLFNERSQMFPDEPYTLDSLVNDYLWCKNILQTFHATVPSIKSDNTNDDARQEILNTLKTHEELLVFDSLEVLRLKQRHRSTKLKSLAQVKGHTLAEKTMEIAVSVINASIYLNPTLSFLIKPAILTLAIGMERTELDSAFKRYTLLRLLLSTEFAMPLLEDESAVMFEWKETLNTLLRLNYINIANNEYVEAHNLKVFSLLYNVLLPFLDAMYITGLILFEWDESVDITVKVISIEAQKRAEKAFLEGDGWGKHPYSLSLDLFSTSIRNLVLQSILVPREKQNTYYVDKIRLGLILGQLYNLSLKRPPGSYRNTVLVPATPLTVQAKL; encoded by the exons ATGCATCGACACGTAGAATTTGTGAATTTATTGTCTGTAAGACGAAAGGATTGTGATATATTATGGGCTTCTCGACCTATGGAACCCTTATTACcgcataaaatttctttcggaTCCAAGTACTCCAGAAATGAAACGATCGAAGCCGTCCTGAACGATGAAAAGGTTAAATTAGCAATTACATCCGTAGCCGCGGTACAACAACTAGACGTAAACAAAGTTTTAAAAGAAGCTCGTGCGATGGTAAATGAAATGGCTAGTAAAGCACATTTAGCTACTGTGCGTTGGCTAA GTATCGTTATTACTAAAGTacttaaaagaatttttttaagcatttacataaatgaaaatgtagtATTGAGAATGAAAAAAGAGATGCAAATTTCTCAAGTTCAGTATGTGTATGCCCCTTCTCATAGAAGTTATCTAGACTTCATATTGttatcatatattttgttttcatacGACATGGCGCTTCCTAACATTGCAAGCGGCATGGACTTCTATCAGATGTACGCGATAGGAGAATTGCTAAGGAAAACAGGAGCTTTTTATATGCGACGTAGCTTCTgcaatgatttattatacaaaaaagtATTCCAATCGTATGTATCGTCACTGGTAAAGCACAGTGACAGAgcaatagaatttttcatagaagGCACTCGCAGTAGAAGCTTGAAGAGTATAATACCAAAATTTG GTCTTTTGTCAACTATATTGGAAAGTTTATTGGAAGGTGGGGTAcccgatatttattttgtacctATAAGTATCAGTTACGAACGACCACCGGAAGAATTACTATTCGTATACGAACTTCTGGGTGTTCCAAAACCAAAAGAATCTACAGTTGGTCTCCTGCAATCGTTGTCTATTTTACAGAAACCTTATGCTTATGGTTGtgtgttttttaatattggtGAGCCCATTTCCGCTTGTAATTTCTTAAGTATGGAGGTCCGTAAGGCAAAAGTATTATCGCCCTATACGAAACTACCACCGACCATCCGTGAAAATTTGGCTTACCATATAATTGATTCTCATAAAAAGAATACGGTTCTAATGCCTATCAATTTAATCGCATTGTTGTTCAATGAAAGAAGCCAAATGTTTCCCGATGAACCGTACACGTTAGATAGTTTGGTTAACGATTATTTATGGTGTAAAAACATATTGCAAACATTTCATGCAACTGTACCTTCGATAAA GTCAGATAATACAAACGATGATGCAagacaagaaatattaaataccctgAAGACTCATGAAGAATTACTAGTATTTGATTCGTTGGAAGTTTTAAGACTGAAACAAAGACACAGATCGACAAAGTTGAAAAGTCTTGCACAAGTTAAAGGCCATACTCTCGCGGAGAAAACGATGGAAATAGCGGTATCAGTTATTAACGCATCAATTTATCTGAATCCCactctttcttttctaataaaaCCAGCTATTCTGACGTTAGCAATTGGAATGGAAAGAACCGAACTCG ATTCCGCTTTCAAACGATACACATTACTCAGGTTACTATTAAGTACAGAATTTGCAATGCCGCTGTTGGAAGATGAGTCGGCGGTAATGTTTGAATGGAAAGAAACTCTCAATACTTTACTGAGactgaattatataaatattgctaataacGAATATGTTGAAGCACATAATTTGAAAGTATTTTCTCTCTTGTACAATGTACTACTGCCCTTTTTAGATGCAATGTACATCACGGGTCTTATTTTGTTTGAg TGGGACGAATCAGTCGACATAACTGTAAAAGTAATATCCATTGAAGCTCAAAAACGGGCTGAAAAAGCGTTCCTCGAAGGAGATGGATGGGGAAAGCATCCGTACTCGTTATCTCTTGATTTGTTTTCCACATCAATAAGGAATCTCGTATTGCAAAGTATTCTGGTACcaagagaaaaacaaaacacgTATTACGtcgataaaattcgattaGGATTAATTCTTGGacaattatataatctttCGTTAAAACGACCGCCGGGTTCATACCGTAACACAGTATTAGTGCCTGCAACGCCGTTAACTGTGCAAGCCAAATTGTAA
- the LOC144477230 gene encoding LOW QUALITY PROTEIN: uncharacterized protein LOC144477230 (The sequence of the model RefSeq protein was modified relative to this genomic sequence to represent the inferred CDS: inserted 1 base in 1 codon; substituted 1 base at 1 genomic stop codon), translating to MLIPSILSIILWNISLAEWIDMPQFSDENKIYRISSSKQDHFYKFSPTIATDQSFPKELYEKPTAVNGNDGSLLSHQFEDSDSEITIHEYTNEENSFSTSSEEQDETTNSSIADENGTNTEYHNRSLISNNMDILKYLPINVLKTVHQTLKSQSTSSEGKLMFLKIFEQTLITEIGNQMISINDVSSXQIXTYDLFFSFKESRLAKTIAGGRHRRGTEHYDLGYDSHDNATGFPSIEGALMAISFLTFAVYLVRLVMLLFRNMNNPAPTTTGATLLLGRRKKKRSINILDEEMVKILSSMDKFI from the exons ATGTTAATACCAagtatattaagtataatCTTGTGGAACATCAGTTTGGCAGAATGGATAGACATGCCGCAGTTTTCCgatgaaaacaaaatatacag AATATCATCCTCGAAACAGgatcatttctataaattttccCCAACAATCGCGACAGATCAATCATTTCCGAAAGAACTATACGAAAAACCAACAGCAGTTAACGGAAACGATGGATCTCTACTGTCGCATCAATTCGAAGATTCTGATAGCGAAATCACGATTCACGAGTATACCAATGAAGAGAATTCGTTTTCAACTAGTTCCGAGGAACAAGACGAGACAACCAATTCCTCGATAGCGGAT GAAAACGGTACGAACACGGAATATCACAATAGGTCTTTGATCTCGAACAATATGgacattctaaaatatttaccgaTAAACGTGTTGAAAACTGTTCATCAGACATTAAAATCACAGTCCACATCTAGCGAGGGAAAGCTCatgtttttgaaaatatttgaacaaacgTTAATAACTGAAATAGGTAATCAAATGATTTCTATAAACGACGTGTCTAGTTAACAAA ATACCTATGACTTGTTTTTCTCATTTAAAGAATCACGCCTGGCTAAAACTATAGCAGGTGGTCGACACAGAAGAGGCACCGAACATTATGACCTCGGTTACGATTCCCATGACAACGCTACAGGATTTCCGTCCATAGAAGGCGCGCTGATGGCTATTTCATTCCTCACGTTTGCCGTATATCTTGTTCGACTAGTAATG cttttattcagaaatatgAATAACCCTGCACCCACCACAACCGGTGCCACGTTACTCCTCGGCagacgaaaaaagaaaagatctATAAACATACTTGACGAAGAGATGGTTAAGATACTCAGCAGTATGGATAAATtcatctga